A window of Chloroflexaceae bacterium genomic DNA:
TCGCCGTCGGCGCGCAGTTGCAGCACCGGCATCGGAACCACGCCGGCCTGACCCAGGGCGCCATAGATGGCCGTCAACGCCAGGCCAAAGAGAAAGCCGGTGATGCCCAGCACAAACCCGTGGGTCAGATAATCGCCCTTGACGCGACGGCCCAGGAACAACCCGGCCATGACCGGCACAATGCCGGCGAGAATCTGCAACACATTGCTGGCCAGGAACAACGCGCACCAGGCCAGGGCCATCAGCGCGGCAACCAGCAGCGTCTGGCCCCACTCGACCCGCGCGAACGAGGCGCCGATGCGCTGCATCAACGGCGCGCGCGCCGTCTGCCCGCCGCCCTCCGCCTGCGCCGCGGAGGCAGCCTCGGAGGCGCGCTCTTCCGATTTAGTGTCTACACTCATCAACATTACTCCCCGAAGGGCGCGCCGGCCATGCAGGCTTGCGCCTGCACCGCCAGCGGATTACGAGTTCTCAAGCAGCTCGTCAACCGCCTCGCGCAACTTGCCAATGTCGGCGAAGGAGCGATAGACCGACGCGAAACGAATATACGCCACCTCGTCCAGATCCCGCAGGCGGCGCATCACTTCATCGCCGATCGTTTTGCTGCTGACCTCCTGCTCGTCGGTGGCCATGATCGCCGCCTCGACGTCGTTGACCAGTTGTTCGAGTTGCTGCACTGAAACGGGCCGGCGGTAGCAGGCGGTGCGGATGCCGCGCATTATTTTCTCGCGGTCGTAGGGTTCCCGCTCGCCATCCTTCTTCACCACCATCAGGCTGACCGACTCCACCCGCTCGTATGTTGTGAAACGACGGT
This region includes:
- the nrdR gene encoding transcriptional regulator NrdR, giving the protein MRCPYCQHPETDVVDTRKLNDGEIIRRRRRCRSCNRRFTTYERVESVSLMVVKKDGEREPYDREKIMRGIRTACYRRPVSVQQLEQLVNDVEAAIMATDEQEVSSKTIGDEVMRRLRDLDEVAYIRFASVYRSFADIGKLREAVDELLENS